One Chitinophaga varians DNA window includes the following coding sequences:
- a CDS encoding RagB/SusD family nutrient uptake outer membrane protein: MKTFYHIVLGASFTTLLLAGCSKSFLEREPQSALQEDALTNKKGVNTLLIGAYGALDGQDYQDGDMKNLSGGSGYAVSPDNWIYGSVAGGDAHKGSDPSDAAPILQIGTFVANSSNGFFNDKWRVDYEGIRRCNFTLHVLAKVTDMTDAEKQVVAGEARFLRAHYYSDLKKMFDKVPWVDENSANYQKLVVDDYKVPNDKDIWPMIEADFKYAADHLPETQKEVGRANKWAAVAYLAKTLLFQGKYAAALPLLEDVINSGVTTKGLKFGLMEHFHDNFDAFTENNKEAVFSIQYSANDGSGGTGNANQGEMLNYPYNGPFSCCGFYQPSQDLVNSFRTNDDGLPYLDDFNQHPVKNDMGVPDTVAFTPDNGNLDPRLDWTVGRRGIPFLDWGLHPGMAWVRNQQSAGPYAALKNVYMQVNQDKFYDGNAWAPGNAINYVLIRFADVLLMAAECQANAGSLDKAQAYVNMVRERAANPAGWVKEYIDPNDPMGGTTDEPAANYHVSPYPAGAFAGGGKDFALKAVRFERKLELAMEGHRFFDLVRWGLAQTEINRYFTYERTITSDIATGNFSARNRYYPIPQRQIDLSVKNGKSVLIQNPGY, encoded by the coding sequence ATGAAAACATTCTATCATATAGTGTTGGGCGCTTCTTTTACAACCCTGCTGCTCGCCGGTTGTAGCAAAAGTTTCCTGGAGCGCGAACCTCAATCTGCTTTGCAGGAAGACGCACTCACCAATAAAAAAGGGGTGAACACACTGCTCATCGGCGCATATGGCGCGCTCGACGGACAGGACTATCAGGACGGCGATATGAAAAACCTCTCCGGTGGCAGTGGTTACGCCGTATCACCGGACAACTGGATCTATGGCAGCGTGGCCGGTGGCGATGCCCACAAAGGCAGTGACCCCAGCGATGCGGCACCTATTCTCCAGATCGGTACTTTCGTCGCCAACTCCAGCAACGGCTTCTTCAATGATAAATGGAGAGTAGACTATGAAGGAATTCGTCGCTGTAACTTCACCCTGCACGTGCTGGCCAAAGTGACCGACATGACCGACGCGGAGAAACAGGTGGTGGCAGGGGAGGCCCGCTTCCTGCGCGCCCACTATTATTCCGACCTCAAGAAGATGTTTGATAAAGTGCCCTGGGTAGATGAAAATTCAGCCAACTATCAGAAACTGGTGGTAGATGATTATAAAGTACCGAATGATAAGGATATCTGGCCGATGATCGAAGCGGATTTTAAGTATGCCGCGGATCACCTGCCCGAAACACAAAAGGAGGTGGGCCGCGCCAATAAGTGGGCTGCCGTGGCTTATCTCGCTAAAACATTATTGTTCCAGGGAAAGTATGCGGCCGCTTTGCCGCTGCTGGAAGATGTGATCAATTCCGGCGTTACGACGAAAGGTTTGAAATTTGGCCTGATGGAGCATTTCCACGATAACTTCGATGCTTTTACGGAAAATAACAAGGAAGCGGTCTTCTCCATACAATACAGCGCCAATGACGGTTCCGGTGGTACCGGTAATGCCAATCAGGGCGAAATGCTGAACTATCCGTACAACGGCCCTTTCAGCTGCTGCGGTTTTTATCAGCCTTCACAGGACCTGGTGAATTCCTTCCGTACTAATGATGACGGACTGCCTTATCTTGACGATTTTAATCAGCATCCGGTAAAAAATGATATGGGCGTGCCCGATACCGTAGCTTTTACACCGGATAACGGCAACCTGGACCCGCGGCTGGACTGGACCGTTGGCCGTCGGGGTATTCCATTCCTCGACTGGGGCCTGCATCCGGGCATGGCATGGGTACGCAACCAACAGTCAGCAGGCCCTTATGCCGCGCTCAAAAATGTCTACATGCAGGTGAACCAGGACAAGTTCTATGACGGTAACGCCTGGGCGCCGGGCAATGCCATCAACTATGTACTGATACGTTTTGCCGACGTACTGCTGATGGCGGCCGAATGCCAGGCCAATGCCGGCAGCCTCGATAAGGCGCAGGCATACGTGAATATGGTCCGTGAACGTGCAGCCAATCCCGCAGGATGGGTGAAGGAATATATTGACCCCAATGACCCTATGGGTGGTACCACCGATGAACCTGCAGCCAATTATCACGTAAGCCCCTATCCGGCAGGTGCCTTCGCCGGTGGTGGAAAAGATTTTGCACTGAAAGCGGTCCGATTCGAACGTAAGCTGGAACTGGCCATGGAAGGACATCGTTTCTTTGACCTGGTAAGATGGGGACTGGCACAAACAGAGATCAACCGCTATTTTACCTATGAGAGAACGATCACCTCTGATATTGCAACCGGTAATTTTAGCGCAAGGAACAGGTATTACCCGATTCCGCAACGGCAGATAGACCTGAGCGTGAAAAACGGGAAGTCAGTGTTGATTCAAAACCCGGGGTACTAA
- a CDS encoding phytanoyl-CoA dioxygenase family protein encodes MTANIEVHRQQLATEGYTVLEDIFSGEEVQAVLQQVAAADTSQTVFRKTADLFAIRQFLQSVPGVRNAIFTPALQYIIHTLFGEDYVPVKSIYFDKPGQSNWFVAWHQDLTISVSERLPVEGFGPWTVKQDQYAVQPPLSLLENIYTIRLHLDDTDAQNGALKVIPGTHLQGIVRPDTISLQAAPEVSCNVKSGGIMIMRPLLMHASSRSTSGASRRVVHMEFCNSGLPGGLMWSEKI; translated from the coding sequence ATGACAGCAAATATCGAAGTACACCGGCAACAACTGGCCACGGAAGGCTATACTGTACTGGAAGATATCTTTTCGGGAGAAGAGGTGCAGGCGGTCCTGCAACAGGTAGCTGCTGCCGACACCAGTCAGACGGTGTTCCGTAAGACGGCCGATCTGTTTGCCATCCGGCAGTTCCTGCAATCAGTGCCGGGTGTACGGAACGCTATTTTTACGCCGGCATTACAGTACATCATTCATACACTGTTTGGAGAAGATTATGTACCGGTAAAGTCCATCTATTTCGACAAGCCGGGGCAGTCCAACTGGTTTGTGGCATGGCACCAGGACCTGACCATCTCCGTCAGCGAGCGCCTGCCAGTGGAAGGTTTTGGCCCGTGGACGGTAAAGCAGGACCAGTATGCTGTGCAGCCGCCATTGTCCCTGCTGGAAAATATTTACACCATCCGGCTGCACCTCGATGATACCGACGCACAGAACGGGGCGCTAAAAGTGATACCCGGCACACATTTACAGGGCATTGTAAGGCCGGACACTATTTCCCTGCAAGCCGCTCCTGAAGTAAGCTGCAATGTAAAAAGCGGTGGTATTATGATTATGCGGCCCTTGCTGATGCATGCGTCGTCACGCAGTACCAGTGGCGCCAGCCGCAGGGTGGTACATATGGAATTCTGCAACAGCGGACTTCCCGGCGGATTGATGTGGTCTGAAAAAATTTAG
- a CDS encoding NADH:flavin oxidoreductase/NADH oxidase, with amino-acid sequence MAHLFTPLQLRTVTLRNRIAVSPMCEYSSEDGFANDWHLVHLGSRAVGGAGLVLTEAAAVSPEGRISPQDLGIWKDEHIPMLQRITAFIAAQGAVPGIQLAHAGRKSSTRRPWEGSGKVTPADGGWEDVYAPSAIPFNDGYPMPVALTQEGILEVLNDFRKAAARALQAGFKVVEIHAAHGYLLHSFLSPLSNQRTDEYGGSFDNRIRMLLQTVESVRAVWPKELPLLVRISATDWAPGGWDLEQSTQLAALLKAEEVDLIDCSSGGLVPHQKISLGPLYQTPFAEEIKKKAKIATGAVGLITTAQEAESIIEQGRADIVLLARELLRDPYFPLRAAHLLGDTGVKWPVQYERAKPR; translated from the coding sequence ATGGCGCATTTGTTCACTCCCCTGCAGCTGAGGACCGTCACGCTGCGTAACCGTATCGCGGTATCACCCATGTGTGAGTATTCTTCTGAAGATGGTTTTGCCAACGACTGGCACCTGGTGCATTTGGGCAGCCGGGCGGTAGGCGGGGCCGGACTGGTGTTGACTGAAGCGGCGGCGGTGTCTCCGGAAGGCCGCATCTCCCCGCAGGACCTCGGCATCTGGAAAGATGAGCACATCCCGATGCTGCAACGTATTACGGCATTTATTGCCGCACAGGGAGCGGTGCCGGGCATCCAGCTGGCACATGCCGGCAGGAAATCCAGCACGCGAAGGCCATGGGAGGGAAGCGGCAAGGTAACGCCGGCAGATGGTGGTTGGGAAGACGTGTATGCGCCCAGCGCTATTCCGTTCAATGACGGCTATCCGATGCCGGTGGCCCTCACCCAGGAAGGCATCCTGGAAGTGCTGAACGATTTCCGGAAGGCCGCCGCCAGGGCCTTACAGGCCGGCTTTAAAGTAGTGGAGATACATGCGGCGCATGGTTACCTGTTGCACAGTTTCCTGTCGCCGCTGAGCAATCAGCGTACTGACGAATACGGCGGCAGCTTTGACAACAGGATACGTATGCTGTTACAGACAGTGGAATCCGTACGGGCAGTATGGCCAAAGGAACTGCCGCTGCTGGTTCGTATATCCGCTACCGATTGGGCGCCCGGCGGCTGGGACCTGGAGCAGTCCACGCAGTTGGCCGCCCTGTTGAAAGCAGAAGAGGTGGACCTGATCGATTGCTCGTCCGGCGGACTGGTGCCGCATCAGAAGATCAGCCTGGGACCGTTGTACCAGACGCCTTTTGCAGAAGAAATCAAGAAGAAAGCGAAGATAGCCACCGGCGCGGTAGGACTTATCACTACCGCTCAAGAGGCAGAGTCGATCATAGAACAGGGAAGGGCAGACATCGTGCTGCTGGCGCGCGAGCTGTTGCGCGATCCTTATTTCCCGTTACGGGCGGCCCATCTGTTGGGCGATACCGGCGTTAAATGGCCGGTGCAATACGAAAGAGCGAAGCCCCGTTGA
- the mgrA gene encoding L-glyceraldehyde 3-phosphate reductase, translating to MQYTPATDRYDAMMYNRCGKSGLQLPAISLGLWHNFGSIDNYENGRSIIRRAFDKGITHFDLANNYGPVPGSAEENFGRILRQDFTGHLRDELVISTKAGYLMWPGPYGDKGSRKYLISSLDQSLRRMGLEYVDIFYSHRPDPETPIAETMGALHSIVQQGKALYVGLSNYTAEQTKEAVAVLKSLGTTCLIHQPKYSMFERWVENGLLDVLETNGIGCIPFSPLAQGLLTDRYLNGIPAGSRASKPSGFLQENEVSGEKIAKIRQLNSLAQERGQSLAQMALAWILKDKRITTVLIGASSVAQLDNNLDTLKNVSFTSAELEKIENILHGRG from the coding sequence ATGCAATATACACCAGCTACCGACAGATATGATGCCATGATGTACAACCGTTGTGGTAAAAGCGGCCTGCAATTGCCGGCTATTTCACTGGGCCTGTGGCACAACTTCGGCTCTATTGACAACTATGAAAATGGCCGTAGTATTATCCGGCGCGCTTTCGACAAAGGTATTACCCACTTTGACCTGGCCAACAACTATGGCCCGGTGCCAGGCAGTGCGGAAGAAAATTTCGGACGTATCCTCCGCCAGGATTTCACCGGACATCTGCGTGATGAACTGGTGATCTCCACCAAAGCCGGTTACCTGATGTGGCCCGGCCCTTATGGTGATAAAGGCTCCCGTAAATACCTTATCTCCAGCCTCGACCAAAGCCTGCGCCGCATGGGACTGGAATATGTGGACATATTCTACTCCCACCGCCCTGATCCTGAAACACCGATAGCAGAAACGATGGGCGCCCTGCATAGCATCGTGCAACAGGGAAAAGCGCTATATGTGGGCCTTTCCAACTATACCGCGGAACAAACCAAAGAGGCTGTCGCCGTACTGAAATCACTCGGGACCACCTGCCTGATCCATCAGCCTAAATACAGCATGTTTGAAAGGTGGGTGGAAAACGGTCTGCTTGATGTGCTCGAGACTAACGGTATCGGCTGTATTCCGTTTTCCCCGTTAGCACAGGGCCTGCTTACAGACCGTTACCTGAACGGTATTCCCGCAGGTTCACGCGCCAGCAAACCCAGCGGATTCCTCCAGGAGAATGAAGTATCAGGAGAGAAAATAGCGAAGATCCGGCAGCTCAACAGCCTGGCGCAGGAGCGCGGCCAGTCCCTCGCCCAGATGGCGCTGGCATGGATACTGAAAGACAAACGTATCACCACGGTACTGATAGGCGCCAGCTCCGTAGCGCAGCTGGACAACAACCTGGATACACTGAAGAACGTGTCTTTTACTTCAGCAGAACTGGAAAAAATAGAAAATATCCTGCACGGCCGGGGCTAA
- a CDS encoding acyl-CoA desaturase, whose protein sequence is MNKAIKQDRKSPNWWHQVDFLGIHAVPLLAFFTGTTAFDWILCGVLYVVRMFFVTAGYHRYFSHRAFKTSRFFQFILAGGAQSSLQKGALWWSANHRIHHKHSDTPEDPHSANIYGIWYAHIGWIMGPEYKPTRFDLIKDHKAKELFWLNKWHMVPAVILAIAVYFVGNKVNGTGWFDWTAGLSTLLIGFFLSTVILYHGTFTINSLMHKIGNQRYYTGDQSRNSLVLALITLGEGWHNNHHYYQSAARQGFYWWEIDISYYVIKTLGWLGIVWDIRPVPSKVQNSNKLKDIQAGRVAVPEAQLQD, encoded by the coding sequence ATGAATAAGGCGATCAAGCAAGACAGAAAATCACCTAACTGGTGGCATCAAGTGGACTTTCTGGGAATTCATGCAGTTCCCCTGCTGGCATTTTTTACCGGCACCACTGCATTTGACTGGATACTGTGCGGCGTATTGTACGTAGTGCGCATGTTTTTTGTAACCGCCGGTTATCACCGGTATTTTTCGCATCGCGCATTTAAAACGTCGCGGTTCTTTCAATTTATCCTTGCAGGCGGCGCACAAAGCAGCTTACAGAAAGGTGCGCTCTGGTGGTCTGCCAATCACCGTATTCACCATAAACACAGTGACACGCCGGAAGATCCACACTCTGCCAATATCTATGGTATCTGGTACGCCCATATCGGCTGGATCATGGGCCCTGAATATAAACCTACCCGTTTTGACCTGATCAAGGACCACAAAGCGAAAGAACTGTTCTGGCTCAACAAATGGCACATGGTGCCGGCTGTGATACTGGCTATCGCCGTATATTTTGTGGGCAATAAAGTAAACGGCACCGGATGGTTCGACTGGACAGCGGGATTGTCTACCTTGTTGATAGGCTTCTTCCTCAGCACCGTTATTCTGTACCACGGTACCTTTACTATTAACTCCCTGATGCATAAAATCGGTAACCAACGCTATTATACCGGCGACCAGTCCCGCAACAGCCTTGTGCTGGCACTGATCACCCTGGGCGAAGGATGGCACAACAACCACCACTACTACCAGAGCGCTGCCCGTCAGGGCTTCTACTGGTGGGAAATAGACATCAGCTATTATGTGATCAAAACACTGGGCTGGCTTGGCATTGTATGGGATATCCGTCCTGTGCCTTCCAAAGTACAGAACAGCAACAAGCTGAAAGATATCCAGGCAGGACGTGTAGCCGTGCCCGAAGCACAATTACAGGATTAA
- a CDS encoding HdeD family acid-resistance protein, which produces MSQVLSAIRNNVKYWWLYLLNGIIFIIAGFIVFSNPFSSYVLLSIFFSVTLFVTGIFEIIFATGNRRSMHGWGWSLASGIIDLVVGFILMLYPAISMAVIPIFLGFWFMFKGISLIVFAIALSTDKIPNWGWVLVGGILLIMIAIVILDNPALGVATILGVMAAAFWVTGVLSIIFAFRLKHMKRLFQ; this is translated from the coding sequence ATGTCACAGGTCCTGTCAGCTATCCGCAACAATGTAAAGTATTGGTGGCTTTATCTGCTCAATGGCATCATCTTCATTATTGCGGGCTTCATTGTTTTCAGTAATCCATTCAGCAGTTATGTGCTGCTCAGCATCTTTTTCAGTGTAACCTTATTCGTGACCGGCATTTTTGAAATCATATTCGCTACCGGCAACCGGCGCTCCATGCATGGCTGGGGATGGTCGCTGGCATCGGGCATTATAGACCTGGTGGTGGGTTTCATCCTGATGTTGTATCCGGCTATCAGCATGGCGGTCATCCCCATTTTCCTGGGGTTCTGGTTCATGTTCAAAGGCATCAGCCTGATTGTGTTCGCTATAGCGCTCAGTACAGACAAAATTCCCAACTGGGGCTGGGTACTGGTGGGCGGCATCCTGCTGATCATGATCGCCATCGTGATACTGGACAACCCTGCCCTGGGAGTGGCCACTATCCTGGGCGTGATGGCGGCGGCCTTCTGGGTGACCGGTGTATTGAGCATCATTTTCGCCTTCCGGCTAAAGCATATGAAGAGATTATTTCAGTAA
- a CDS encoding RNA polymerase sigma factor — protein sequence MSLAHQQEERLQRIIDQTYDKLFGVLFALCKDHDLCADLVQQAYIRVWENLDSIRDDEKIIALLKVYGRNLFLDELRKKARQEEALSQYTPETTAPSPEEKLMEQELQRRLQTTINRLPAQQQQIFRLHKEHAYSYKQISTRLNITTGTIETQMNRALKFLRKELGR from the coding sequence ATGTCATTGGCACATCAACAGGAAGAAAGGCTGCAGCGGATAATAGACCAGACCTATGACAAACTTTTTGGGGTACTGTTCGCACTTTGTAAAGACCATGACCTCTGCGCCGATCTGGTGCAACAGGCTTATATCAGGGTATGGGAGAACCTTGACAGTATCCGGGACGATGAAAAAATAATCGCTTTATTAAAAGTCTATGGCAGAAACCTGTTCCTGGACGAACTGCGCAAAAAAGCGCGACAGGAAGAGGCGCTATCCCAATACACGCCGGAAACCACGGCCCCTTCCCCGGAAGAGAAATTAATGGAACAGGAGCTGCAACGCAGGCTGCAAACCACTATCAACCGTTTGCCGGCACAACAGCAGCAGATTTTCAGATTGCATAAAGAGCATGCCTATAGCTACAAACAGATTTCTACCCGGCTCAATATCACTACCGGTACTATAGAAACACAGATGAACAGGGCGCTAAAATTTCTGAGGAAAGAACTGGGACGATAA
- a CDS encoding FecR family protein gives MDQERIIKYFQGHCPAEEARQVQQWLDQQGAEWIDQFMEQHWDAVAQTSTGEERRHLASQVIAMAPATKGKWRRLTTAAAAACVAAVAGAAWWAFSLSAPQQLAWTEIRNDSNIVRIIQLPDASTVTLNKHAVVRYSSAYNKKDRQVELAGEAFFEIHPDANRPFVLQAGSTTARVYGTAFNVNALPGAGETRIALQSGKIGVTCDSLSGEKILSPGQLLIFDKHTHHTTVTQLPPAHADSWRKGQLNFVNTPFKEVLLQLENTYGLHFIYAGKPQQQTVTAVFPANDLPKVLQHLAFIWELDFQQRNDSIIIQ, from the coding sequence ATGGACCAGGAACGCATCATAAAATATTTTCAGGGACACTGTCCGGCAGAAGAAGCCAGACAGGTGCAACAGTGGCTGGACCAGCAGGGCGCTGAATGGATAGATCAATTCATGGAGCAGCACTGGGACGCCGTCGCGCAAACTTCCACCGGAGAGGAACGCCGCCATCTCGCTTCGCAGGTGATTGCCATGGCGCCGGCGACTAAAGGAAAATGGCGCCGGCTCACCACAGCCGCCGCTGCTGCATGCGTGGCCGCCGTTGCAGGCGCCGCCTGGTGGGCATTCTCTTTGTCTGCGCCGCAACAGCTGGCCTGGACGGAAATACGTAACGACAGCAATATCGTTCGTATCATCCAGCTGCCGGACGCATCTACCGTTACACTCAACAAACATGCGGTAGTCCGTTATTCATCTGCCTATAATAAAAAAGACAGACAGGTGGAACTGGCAGGGGAGGCTTTCTTTGAAATCCATCCTGATGCCAACAGGCCATTTGTGCTACAAGCCGGCAGCACCACCGCCCGCGTATATGGCACTGCCTTTAACGTTAACGCACTGCCGGGCGCGGGAGAAACACGCATCGCCCTGCAAAGCGGCAAAATCGGCGTTACCTGCGACAGCCTCTCCGGCGAAAAAATCCTGTCCCCCGGGCAATTGCTCATCTTCGATAAACATACACATCATACAACTGTTACACAGCTTCCGCCTGCACACGCCGACAGTTGGCGTAAAGGGCAGCTGAATTTTGTCAATACACCATTTAAGGAAGTATTGCTTCAACTGGAAAATACATATGGACTGCATTTTATTTATGCCGGCAAACCACAACAACAAACAGTAACCGCCGTGTTCCCGGCCAATGATCTGCCGAAAGTGTTACAGCACCTGGCTTTCATCTGGGAGCTTGATTTTCAGCAGCGGAACGACAGCATCATTATTCAATAA